The proteins below come from a single Eriocheir sinensis breed Jianghai 21 chromosome 11, ASM2467909v1, whole genome shotgun sequence genomic window:
- the LOC126997159 gene encoding ligand-gated ion channel 50-like, with protein MQVIISLVTLHFDLADFQDRIMVSLTSLLVLATYFTQTSQTIPKTSYLKLIDVWFVALIALDFGVILSLVYVETLRLKEREREGVVKAFRVSPAGEVARMGGRRFTASYSCSSLRPLVSSRLPSCPAETNVFFIKFFSMTIELMLVCFVSTYIYGMYMDD; from the exons ATGCAGGTGATCATCTCGCTGGTAACACTGCACTTCGACCTGGCGGACttccag gaCCGCATCATGGTATCCCTGACGTCCCTCCTCGTACTGGCGACCTACTTCACGCAGACCAGCCAGACCATTCCCAAGACCTCCTACCTCAAGCTGATCGACGTGTGGTTCGTGGCTCTCATCGCGCTGGACTTCGGCGTCATCCTGTCCCTGGTCTACGTGGAGACGCTGCGGctcaaggagagggagagggagggcgtcGTCAAGGCCTTCAGAGTCTCCCCCGCTGGTGAAGTCGCCAGGATGGGTGGGAGGCGCTTCACGGCTTCATATTCTTGCTCCTCGCTGCGGCCCCTGGTCTCGTCCCGCCTTCCGTCCTGCCCTGCCGAGACGAATGTTTTCTTCATCAAGTTTTTTTCCATGACTATAGAGCTCATGCTGGTCTGCTTCGTGTCCACTTATATCTACGGGATGTACATGGATGACTAA